Proteins encoded in a region of the Stieleria neptunia genome:
- a CDS encoding endonuclease/exonuclease/phosphatase family protein: MLSVFNAVIYLLFGILVVGSLLPLSSHPHWFIRGWDFPRMQILVITWLAAAALIATHVIAGQASTIRMAVVATVTLALSAWHLFRIIPYTPLASPQTKAWRPEPSSDPNQDARRLRVLVTNVEEENDQFARWREVILDQDADVIIMAEVDQRWAETIDELKPIYPNQIVYPQNNWYGMALLSRLPILESEIRFRVQDDVPSIDTVVELPSGDDVRIVGVHPRPPEPIRDNHATARDAELVLWGNELADDDRPIIIGGDLNDVAWSQSTRLFLRLSRLLDPRRGRGFFNSFHADRIWMRFPLDHVFHSTHFAFRDMRRLSHVGSDHFPILIDLQLDPQMHHQHDRLRKKVGDEAEAEERLLRAEQAESLDVETLAPQP; this comes from the coding sequence ATGTTATCCGTCTTCAACGCTGTGATTTATTTGCTCTTCGGCATCTTGGTAGTCGGATCGCTGCTGCCGCTCAGCTCGCATCCACACTGGTTCATTCGCGGCTGGGATTTCCCGCGGATGCAAATCCTGGTGATCACATGGCTTGCCGCGGCGGCGCTGATCGCGACCCATGTGATCGCCGGACAAGCATCGACGATCAGGATGGCGGTCGTCGCCACGGTGACGCTGGCTCTGTCTGCTTGGCATTTGTTCCGCATCATCCCGTACACGCCCCTGGCTTCGCCGCAGACCAAAGCGTGGCGACCGGAACCATCCAGCGATCCGAACCAAGACGCTCGTCGGCTTCGGGTCCTGGTCACCAACGTGGAGGAAGAGAACGATCAATTCGCTCGCTGGCGAGAGGTCATTCTCGACCAGGACGCGGACGTCATCATCATGGCCGAGGTGGATCAGCGGTGGGCGGAGACGATCGACGAACTTAAACCGATCTATCCCAACCAGATCGTTTACCCCCAGAACAATTGGTACGGGATGGCATTGTTGTCGCGGTTGCCGATCCTCGAAAGTGAGATTCGCTTTCGGGTACAGGATGATGTGCCATCGATCGACACGGTGGTTGAATTACCCAGCGGTGATGACGTCCGAATTGTGGGCGTCCACCCGCGTCCGCCGGAGCCGATTCGCGACAACCATGCGACCGCTCGCGACGCCGAGTTGGTCTTGTGGGGCAACGAACTCGCCGATGACGACCGCCCGATCATCATCGGTGGTGACTTGAACGACGTCGCATGGTCACAATCGACGCGTCTGTTTTTGCGTCTCAGTCGATTGTTGGACCCACGCCGCGGACGGGGGTTTTTCAACTCGTTTCACGCCGATCGGATTTGGATGCGGTTTCCACTCGACCATGTGTTTCACTCCACCCACTTTGCGTTTCGCGACATGCGGCGTCTGTCACACGTCGGCTCGGACCACTTTCCGATCCTGATCGATCTGCAGCTGGATCCGCAGATGCATCATCAACACGACCGGCTCAGAAAAAAGGTGGGTGATGAAGCGGAAGCCGAAGAGCGGCTGCTGCGAGCGGAGCAAGCGGAATCGCTGGACGTCGAAACCTTGGCTCCGCAACCGTGA
- a CDS encoding mechanosensitive ion channel family protein has protein sequence MIDSFSTPIAPFLAQVSSEMTAGEPSSGDGSGPVDETGEIDVSVLTVWETVDNMIDGFLDRLPFLLIGIVVFVVFFIAGKFARKAIKRATTDKPSANLGRVVGRLAQWALVFVGLLLAVTIMAPSVTAGKLIASLGIGGVAIGFAFKDILQNFMAGLLILINEPFSVGDQIVSGDHEGTVESIETRATNIRTYDGKKVVIPNSQIYTNPVVVNTAFQCIRSQYDVGVGYGDDLRAAARVMQQTLESIDGVVGDPAPDVIATELGGSSVVLRARWWTAPERANVVKVGNEVIASMKEALDDAGVDMPYPTNVMLFHDQTEESDGDRTRQREGWPAGDSPPQPRPVGRA, from the coding sequence ATGATTGACAGTTTCTCCACACCGATTGCCCCTTTCTTGGCGCAAGTCAGCAGCGAGATGACGGCGGGTGAGCCGTCGTCGGGTGATGGGTCTGGCCCGGTCGATGAGACCGGTGAGATCGACGTTTCGGTCCTCACCGTTTGGGAGACCGTGGACAACATGATCGACGGATTTCTCGATCGTCTACCGTTCCTGTTGATCGGAATCGTGGTCTTTGTGGTCTTTTTTATTGCGGGCAAGTTTGCTCGCAAGGCAATCAAACGTGCGACGACTGACAAACCGTCGGCCAATCTGGGGCGAGTCGTCGGTCGGCTGGCTCAATGGGCACTCGTCTTTGTCGGCTTGTTGCTCGCGGTCACGATCATGGCGCCTTCGGTCACGGCCGGCAAGCTGATTGCGTCGCTTGGAATCGGTGGGGTTGCGATCGGTTTTGCGTTCAAGGATATCTTGCAGAACTTCATGGCCGGTCTGTTGATTTTGATCAATGAACCGTTCAGCGTCGGCGACCAGATCGTCTCCGGTGACCACGAGGGGACCGTCGAATCGATTGAAACCCGCGCCACCAACATCAGAACCTACGATGGCAAAAAGGTCGTGATCCCGAACAGTCAGATCTACACCAACCCCGTCGTCGTCAACACGGCGTTCCAGTGCATTCGCAGCCAGTATGATGTCGGCGTCGGCTACGGAGACGATTTGCGGGCCGCGGCCCGAGTGATGCAGCAGACGTTAGAATCTATTGATGGAGTGGTCGGCGATCCGGCGCCGGACGTCATCGCGACGGAGCTCGGCGGAAGCAGCGTGGTTCTGCGCGCACGTTGGTGGACCGCACCCGAGCGAGCCAACGTCGTCAAAGTCGGCAACGAAGTGATCGCCTCGATGAAAGAAGCACTTGACGACGCGGGAGTGGACATGCCGTATCCGACCAATGTGATGTTGTTCCACGACCAAACGGAAGAATCCGACGGCGACCGAACGCGGCAGCGTGAGGGGTGGCCGGCAGGGGACTCGCCGCCCCAGCCCCGGCCCGTGGGACGCGCTTAG
- a CDS encoding YqaE/Pmp3 family membrane protein, with amino-acid sequence MSTTVKSQNTLLKVILAILLPPLAVFMDRGVGTQFILNIVLTLVGFWIIGIIHALIVVL; translated from the coding sequence ATGTCAACCACCGTCAAAAGCCAGAACACCCTCTTGAAAGTGATCCTCGCCATCTTGTTGCCGCCGCTGGCGGTGTTCATGGATCGCGGCGTCGGAACGCAATTCATCTTGAACATTGTTTTGACCCTGGTCGGATTTTGGATCATCGGAATCATTCACGCGTTGATCGTTGTGTTGTAA
- a CDS encoding phage holin family protein: protein MHRNSSFQKVIRDLIDLWELQWQLFSVDAQAAKRSLGRAIVCGLVATLLVGSGFTVVLFGLGFLLDEWTRLSTGMALLIVGAATLAIVSVLLLIAMGAAKSAAAAMDESKSEFSENLRWLKATLVAPESSPRNQFRRESFSHDGRHDRYPTPDTVSPLTRR, encoded by the coding sequence ATGCACCGAAATTCAAGTTTCCAAAAAGTCATCCGCGACCTGATCGATCTCTGGGAATTGCAATGGCAGTTGTTCTCGGTGGATGCCCAAGCGGCGAAGCGAAGTCTGGGCCGGGCGATCGTCTGTGGACTGGTCGCGACCCTGCTGGTCGGCTCGGGATTCACCGTCGTTCTTTTCGGCCTCGGATTCCTTCTCGATGAATGGACACGACTGTCGACCGGCATGGCATTGCTGATCGTTGGTGCCGCGACGTTGGCGATCGTCAGCGTCCTCCTGCTGATCGCGATGGGCGCCGCCAAGTCGGCCGCCGCCGCGATGGATGAATCGAAGTCCGAGTTCAGCGAAAACCTTCGCTGGCTCAAAGCGACGCTCGTGGCGCCGGAATCCTCTCCGCGAAACCAGTTCCGCCGCGAATCGTTTTCCCATGACGGTCGTCACGACCGTTATCCCACCCCCGACACCGTCTCTCCCCTTACACGAAGGTAA
- a CDS encoding CsbD family protein → MVNRQELKGQWNEVKGRLKEHWGQLTEDDLQRAEGSADQLVGVVQQKTGATRSEIESFLDNVLNGSFSDRAAETVQQYADAAQAVANDAAAYARDNYRRLASQSGDYTAKVAETVRSRPAESLAIAFGLGIAAGALFFMGNKK, encoded by the coding sequence ATGGTCAATCGACAAGAGCTCAAGGGTCAATGGAACGAAGTCAAGGGACGCCTGAAAGAACATTGGGGCCAGCTCACCGAAGATGACTTGCAACGCGCCGAAGGTTCAGCCGATCAGTTGGTCGGTGTGGTCCAGCAAAAGACGGGGGCGACGCGCAGTGAGATCGAGTCCTTTCTCGACAACGTGCTCAACGGAAGCTTCAGCGATCGGGCTGCCGAAACCGTTCAACAATATGCCGACGCGGCACAGGCCGTGGCCAACGATGCGGCCGCCTACGCCCGTGACAATTACCGCCGACTGGCCTCACAATCGGGTGACTACACCGCAAAGGTCGCCGAGACGGTTCGCAGCCGCCCCGCCGAATCATTGGCGATCGCCTTCGGGCTGGGGATCGCGGCCGGTGCGTTGTTCTTTATGGGAAACAAGAAATAG
- a CDS encoding mechanosensitive ion channel family protein: MAFVRFVILLSALVSVGPVSLRPVSAQQAETSQPSADANGPAETIAVEGVADDASIRRRLSTIYGAAAKAGWLTEIDVVLDSGIVTLKGRADSEEHRQWAANVARKTEDVVAVIDELSVDQQVDLESTRDVVTSSLSSLWTDFLVRSPLLLAALMMIVLTGLLAKSVGWAVHRLLDQRGMRASLKDLVYQFTAIAIWVVGLLVATVVAFPGMTPSKALTVLGLGSVAIGFAFKDIFENFFAGILILWRYPFDRGDYITCGDLTGQVKQITIRNTMIQRLDGELAVVPNATLFKNNVDVLTSQPQRRVRIICGVAYDENVEQSRDVIQHAVQSCESVLGKRTVEVFAQEFASSSINFEVAWWTGSKPIDIRRSRDEVVAAIKRELDRAGIEIPFPYRTLTFKNPAVAETLAEAVPQ, encoded by the coding sequence ATGGCATTTGTGCGATTTGTGATTCTCCTGTCCGCGCTCGTTTCGGTCGGGCCCGTTTCGCTCAGGCCGGTGTCTGCGCAGCAGGCCGAAACGTCGCAGCCGTCCGCCGATGCCAACGGTCCGGCCGAGACCATCGCGGTGGAGGGCGTCGCCGATGATGCATCGATCCGTCGGCGGCTGTCGACGATCTACGGCGCTGCGGCGAAGGCCGGTTGGTTGACCGAGATCGACGTGGTCTTGGACAGTGGTATCGTGACGCTGAAAGGACGCGCGGACTCCGAAGAGCATCGTCAATGGGCGGCAAACGTTGCCCGCAAGACGGAAGACGTCGTGGCAGTGATCGACGAACTGTCGGTTGATCAGCAGGTCGATTTGGAATCGACTCGCGACGTCGTCACCAGCTCCCTCAGTTCCCTGTGGACGGATTTTCTGGTGCGGTCGCCCTTATTGCTGGCCGCTCTGATGATGATTGTGCTGACCGGATTGCTCGCCAAATCGGTTGGTTGGGCCGTGCACCGCTTGCTGGACCAGCGTGGCATGCGGGCCAGCTTGAAAGATCTGGTCTACCAATTCACCGCCATCGCCATTTGGGTCGTCGGCCTGCTGGTCGCCACCGTGGTTGCCTTTCCGGGAATGACGCCGTCCAAAGCGTTGACGGTGCTGGGGCTCGGTTCGGTCGCGATCGGGTTTGCGTTCAAAGACATCTTCGAAAACTTCTTTGCCGGCATCTTGATCTTGTGGCGCTACCCGTTCGATCGTGGGGACTACATCACCTGCGGGGACCTGACCGGCCAGGTCAAACAGATCACGATTCGAAACACGATGATCCAGAGGCTTGATGGTGAATTGGCGGTCGTTCCCAACGCGACGCTGTTCAAAAACAACGTCGACGTCCTGACCAGTCAACCGCAACGCCGCGTCCGAATCATCTGTGGTGTAGCCTACGATGAAAACGTCGAACAGTCGCGCGACGTCATCCAACACGCGGTCCAGTCCTGTGAATCGGTGTTGGGCAAACGAACGGTGGAAGTGTTTGCCCAAGAATTCGCCAGTTCCAGTATCAACTTCGAAGTCGCCTGGTGGACGGGGTCCAAGCCGATCGATATCCGACGCAGCAGGGATGAAGTGGTCGCGGCGATCAAACGCGAACTGGACCGTGCCGGCATTGAAATTCCGTTCCCCTATCGCACGTTGACGTTCAAGAATCCGGCGGTCGCCGAGACGCTCGCCGAGGCGGTTCCCCAATGA
- a CDS encoding response regulator, which translates to MIQPISLYGPLRSLTSLGMRTALIVDDVESMRVIVDRTVRQLDVATVQAGNGRDAFDQLQQHPIDVVITDIEMPVWSGFDLLEAIRGSHDPRLHAVPVVVISSLPDRAILARTKQYAETYFLPKPVSIPQLRVTLKMIATRIWVRDHPIAGQRQ; encoded by the coding sequence ATGATTCAACCGATTTCTCTCTACGGGCCGCTTCGCTCCTTGACGTCGCTGGGAATGCGGACCGCGCTGATCGTCGATGATGTGGAATCCATGCGTGTGATCGTCGATCGTACGGTTCGGCAACTCGATGTTGCGACCGTCCAAGCCGGGAACGGTCGAGACGCCTTTGACCAGCTGCAACAACATCCGATCGATGTGGTGATTACCGATATCGAGATGCCGGTGTGGAGCGGGTTTGATCTGTTGGAGGCGATCCGCGGGTCGCACGACCCCCGATTACACGCAGTGCCCGTTGTTGTGATCAGCAGTTTGCCCGATCGCGCTATTTTGGCCAGGACGAAGCAATACGCGGAAACGTACTTCTTGCCCAAGCCCGTTTCGATTCCGCAGCTGCGAGTCACGTTGAAAATGATCGCGACCCGCATTTGGGTGCGTGACCATCCGATTGCGGGCCAGCGTCAGTAG
- a CDS encoding ABC1 kinase family protein translates to MLTTLPADSVHYAKLSVLLWKHGRHDLAEQLGWTKKEKDVDGSHAAATVREAAEQCARDIEQLGTAYIKLAQIASTRQDMLSPEYVDAFERLQDDVEPVSVEELEAIMEEGLGAKPSVLFKRFDRSPLATASIGQVHRAELHDGREVVVKFRRPGIAQQATEQLASLKRLAATVDDKTDIGKQFRFRSLVGAVEYALKSELDYRQEANHLQHLAEELNQRAIASVSRCRSRKWSVAKCW, encoded by the coding sequence ATGCTGACCACGCTGCCTGCCGATAGTGTCCATTACGCCAAGCTCTCCGTTCTGCTGTGGAAGCATGGGCGTCATGACCTCGCCGAACAACTCGGCTGGACAAAAAAAGAGAAGGACGTCGACGGCTCTCACGCCGCCGCGACCGTCCGGGAGGCTGCCGAACAATGTGCACGCGATATCGAACAGCTCGGTACGGCCTACATCAAGCTTGCCCAAATCGCCAGTACCCGACAGGACATGCTGTCGCCGGAATATGTTGACGCATTCGAACGGCTGCAAGACGACGTCGAGCCGGTTTCTGTGGAAGAACTCGAAGCGATCATGGAAGAGGGGCTCGGTGCCAAGCCCTCGGTCTTGTTCAAGCGTTTCGACCGATCCCCGCTGGCCACCGCGTCGATTGGGCAAGTTCATCGAGCGGAGTTGCATGACGGCCGTGAAGTGGTGGTCAAGTTTCGACGCCCGGGCATCGCTCAGCAAGCCACCGAGCAACTCGCCAGTCTGAAACGACTGGCGGCGACGGTCGATGACAAGACAGACATCGGGAAACAGTTTCGCTTTCGTTCGCTCGTCGGCGCGGTCGAGTACGCATTGAAAAGCGAATTGGACTATCGGCAAGAAGCCAACCACCTGCAGCACCTGGCGGAGGAGCTGAATCAGCGAGCGATCGCATCCGTGTCCCGCTGCCGGTCTCGCAAATGGTCTGTAGCGAAGTGCTGGTGA
- a CDS encoding AarF/UbiB family protein: MVCSEVLVMEYLSGPAIKDVSGVVLNEVDTAALAEELVRAYLQQILINGLFHADPHPGNLILHDGGKIGLLDGGMVVSLPPMLRREIAALLLAFSAGEGERAATIAGRIGQTDEEFDAKAFRTAASRVVAAADEGGFDSLSLGRTLVEFLNVAGSHGLVLPFEMILLSKAFLQLETTLAQLNPDQDAKAIIRGYTLELLADRAKEQLSVSQIAAAALDSAALASNLPARMNEITRLLAENQLRVDVDAIDEAALLAGLGKIANRITSGLIVAAMIVGASLIMRMQTGGRLFGYPVLATLFFLIAAAIGLVLLYQAMVADER; encoded by the coding sequence ATGGTCTGTAGCGAAGTGCTGGTGATGGAATATCTGTCCGGACCGGCAATCAAGGACGTCAGCGGCGTGGTGCTCAATGAAGTCGACACGGCGGCCCTGGCCGAGGAATTGGTGCGCGCTTACCTGCAACAGATCTTGATCAATGGCTTGTTCCATGCCGATCCGCATCCCGGTAACCTGATTTTGCACGATGGCGGCAAGATCGGTCTGCTCGATGGCGGGATGGTCGTGAGCCTTCCGCCGATGCTTCGTCGCGAGATCGCTGCGTTGTTGTTGGCATTCAGCGCCGGCGAAGGCGAACGAGCGGCGACGATCGCGGGACGGATCGGCCAAACCGACGAAGAATTCGATGCCAAAGCCTTTCGCACCGCCGCGTCGCGGGTGGTCGCGGCGGCCGATGAGGGTGGGTTTGATTCATTGTCCTTGGGACGCACCCTGGTCGAATTTCTCAACGTCGCCGGCAGCCACGGATTGGTGTTGCCGTTCGAAATGATTTTGCTGAGCAAAGCTTTTTTGCAGCTCGAGACAACGCTCGCGCAGCTGAATCCCGATCAGGACGCCAAGGCGATCATCCGCGGCTACACGTTGGAACTGTTGGCCGACCGCGCCAAGGAACAATTGAGTGTCAGCCAGATCGCGGCCGCGGCGCTGGATTCCGCCGCCCTGGCATCGAATCTGCCCGCCCGGATGAACGAAATCACTCGCTTGCTGGCCGAGAATCAATTACGTGTCGATGTCGATGCGATCGACGAAGCGGCGTTGTTGGCAGGATTGGGCAAAATTGCCAACCGAATCACATCCGGCTTGATCGTCGCGGCGATGATCGTCGGGGCGTCCCTGATCATGCGGATGCAAACGGGCGGACGGCTGTTCGGATACCCGGTGCTGGCCACCCTGTTCTTCCTGATCGCCGCCGCAATCGGATTGGTGTTGTTGTACCAAGCCATGGTTGCCGACGAACGCTAA
- a CDS encoding AI-2E family transporter, which yields MISTRDGLEHSTPSDARRADADAATRVLAQRVGWVALGIWLCAGLLSIYTLYIGRNLFMPIAVALFAYLTVRPMIKACSRLGIPTAVSATGTMLTLGLAVAAAMYLLSGPAREMLQEVPRSMGEVKHKLAFIFDHLETVNDATEDISKTAEEENLSAEEKPVPVQIKPTAWTTTSPLIAGTGNAMSFISIAGVLLYFLMAAGDTLIRNLMSALPTFSSKRRFIEAMESVQDALSSYLGWVTAINACLGIAIGTAMWLLGMPSPVLWGVAAMMLNFVPIVGAMVGIVLVFFVALVNHDHASYAFLVAGTYAVLTSLEGQIITPSILGRSMKLSSVLVFLSIVFWGWMWGMMGVFLAVPILIALTMISQSLETMSPVSALLGGEQFDGSPLDESDTDESGNGH from the coding sequence ATGATCTCGACACGTGACGGACTCGAACACAGCACGCCATCGGATGCTCGACGCGCGGACGCCGACGCGGCCACCCGGGTCCTGGCCCAGCGTGTCGGTTGGGTCGCACTGGGGATTTGGCTCTGTGCCGGGTTGTTGTCCATTTACACGCTCTACATCGGTCGCAACCTGTTCATGCCCATCGCGGTCGCGCTGTTCGCCTACTTGACCGTTCGCCCGATGATCAAGGCGTGTTCGCGGTTGGGGATCCCGACGGCCGTTTCCGCGACGGGGACCATGCTGACGCTTGGTTTGGCCGTCGCCGCCGCGATGTATCTGCTGTCCGGACCCGCACGGGAGATGTTGCAGGAAGTCCCCCGCTCGATGGGCGAGGTGAAACACAAACTCGCATTCATCTTCGATCACTTGGAAACCGTCAACGATGCGACCGAAGATATTTCCAAGACGGCTGAAGAAGAAAACCTTTCGGCCGAAGAGAAACCGGTCCCGGTTCAGATCAAACCGACCGCCTGGACCACGACCTCGCCATTGATCGCCGGGACAGGCAACGCGATGTCGTTTATTTCGATCGCCGGCGTCTTGCTCTACTTTCTGATGGCGGCCGGTGACACGCTGATCCGCAATTTGATGTCCGCGCTGCCCACGTTTTCCTCCAAACGACGATTTATCGAAGCGATGGAATCGGTGCAGGACGCCCTGAGCAGTTACTTGGGGTGGGTGACGGCGATCAACGCCTGCCTGGGAATCGCGATCGGCACCGCCATGTGGTTGCTCGGCATGCCCTCGCCGGTGCTCTGGGGTGTCGCGGCGATGATGTTGAATTTTGTTCCCATCGTCGGTGCGATGGTCGGCATCGTGTTGGTCTTCTTTGTCGCCCTCGTCAATCACGACCACGCTTCGTACGCATTCTTGGTGGCCGGGACGTACGCCGTGCTGACCAGCTTGGAGGGGCAAATCATCACGCCCTCGATTCTCGGCAGGTCGATGAAGCTTTCGTCGGTGCTGGTGTTCTTGTCGATCGTCTTTTGGGGATGGATGTGGGGCATGATGGGGGTGTTTCTTGCCGTGCCTATCCTGATCGCATTGACGATGATCAGCCAAAGCTTGGAGACGATGTCGCCGGTCAGCGCACTGCTCGGCGGAGAGCAGTTCGATGGGAGTCCGCTCGATGAGAGCGACACCGACGAATCCGGCAACGGTCACTAG
- a CDS encoding PA2169 family four-helix-bundle protein: MSLETKTNLNDVTITKLQKLIQANLDSYEGFHEAAEKLDHEQLSTLFRSIGNERSAMASELQQYVEFNGEKAQDDGSVAAKMHRLWIDIRAKLNNGDPQVILNEAERGEDHIKEAYEEVLKETAGGAMNDVLTAQYAKVKAGHDKIRDLRDACKAN, from the coding sequence ATGAGTCTTGAAACCAAGACAAACCTGAACGACGTCACCATCACCAAACTGCAGAAACTGATTCAAGCCAACCTTGATTCGTACGAAGGCTTTCATGAGGCGGCCGAAAAGCTCGATCATGAACAACTTTCCACACTCTTCCGCAGCATCGGCAATGAGCGGTCGGCGATGGCCAGCGAGTTGCAACAGTACGTCGAGTTCAATGGCGAAAAGGCCCAGGACGACGGGAGTGTTGCCGCCAAAATGCATCGCCTTTGGATCGACATCCGCGCCAAGCTGAACAACGGTGATCCCCAGGTGATTTTGAATGAAGCCGAGCGCGGCGAAGATCACATCAAGGAAGCCTACGAAGAGGTGTTGAAAGAAACCGCCGGCGGCGCGATGAACGACGTCTTGACCGCACAGTATGCCAAAGTCAAAGCCGGTCACGATAAGATTCGCGATCTCCGCGACGCCTGCAAAGCAAATTAA
- a CDS encoding cupin domain-containing protein, with translation MDIPQVTPQRDVKTGDMGQVYLASGKQVALRRWSEDAGGFSEVRSRDYEIVGYVIDGLLEIDLDGETAKLGSGDSWLVPEGAPHRYRVIDPVVAIEATCPPARFNDRDQPA, from the coding sequence ATGGACATCCCTCAAGTCACACCCCAACGCGACGTCAAAACCGGCGACATGGGGCAAGTCTATCTCGCGTCCGGTAAACAGGTCGCCCTGCGCCGGTGGAGCGAGGATGCCGGTGGATTCAGCGAGGTTCGTAGTCGGGACTATGAGATCGTCGGCTATGTGATCGACGGCCTGCTCGAAATCGATCTTGATGGCGAAACGGCAAAGCTGGGGTCCGGTGACTCGTGGCTGGTTCCCGAGGGCGCACCACACCGTTACCGAGTGATCGACCCGGTGGTCGCCATCGAAGCAACCTGCCCACCGGCGCGTTTCAACGACCGCGACCAACCGGCTTAG
- a CDS encoding c-type heme family protein, protein MSEARARAKLLHEAIGGTLQVVHRDFFDEDDAHAIPSASLEDVFSELSRSYDVDMKWLIVETDVVNVDHQAEDEFEKAAVKALKAGKPMHEAVEAERYRFAGPIRLASQCLKCHVKNRKSTEDRTAGLLISMPLIQQSF, encoded by the coding sequence ATGTCTGAGGCTCGCGCACGGGCCAAGTTGTTGCATGAGGCGATCGGGGGAACGCTGCAAGTCGTTCATCGCGATTTCTTTGACGAAGACGACGCGCACGCAATCCCCTCGGCCTCGCTGGAGGACGTCTTTAGCGAACTGTCACGAAGTTACGACGTCGACATGAAGTGGCTGATTGTCGAAACCGATGTCGTCAACGTCGACCATCAGGCGGAGGATGAGTTTGAGAAGGCGGCCGTGAAGGCACTCAAGGCCGGCAAGCCGATGCATGAAGCCGTGGAAGCGGAACGCTATCGATTCGCCGGTCCGATTCGGTTGGCCTCGCAATGTTTGAAGTGTCACGTCAAGAATCGAAAGAGCACCGAGGATCGAACAGCCGGCCTGTTGATTTCGATGCCGCTGATTCAGCAGAGCTTTTGA
- a CDS encoding hemerythrin domain-containing protein — MSLNISEPLSQTFEDWLSEDRKMNESLRELRDWMKQIEQLGVPHFGETADRLQPLRDGLVKHFDHEDEMIASIGKSLPEPSADFDHLRSDSCNGHDLLRAHLDDLSARLRETDPPFSSWQAAMQEVEGFIDRLEQHELTETRAIQALLQKLC; from the coding sequence ATGAGCTTGAATATCAGTGAACCGCTTTCTCAGACCTTTGAGGACTGGTTGAGCGAAGACCGCAAAATGAACGAGTCGCTCCGCGAGCTTCGAGACTGGATGAAGCAGATTGAACAGCTTGGCGTTCCCCATTTCGGAGAGACTGCCGATCGACTGCAACCGTTACGTGATGGGCTGGTCAAGCACTTCGATCACGAAGACGAAATGATCGCCAGCATCGGAAAATCGTTGCCGGAACCCTCGGCGGACTTCGATCACTTGCGTTCGGATTCCTGTAACGGTCATGACCTGTTGCGTGCCCACTTGGACGATCTATCGGCACGTCTACGCGAAACGGACCCGCCGTTTTCCTCATGGCAAGCTGCGATGCAGGAAGTCGAAGGTTTTATCGATCGTTTGGAACAGCACGAGTTGACCGAGACACGGGCGATCCAAGCGTTGCTTCAAAAGCTCTGCTGA